The following coding sequences are from one Leptospira mayottensis 200901116 window:
- a CDS encoding IS110 family transposase, protein MKRKVYVGMDVHKETIRIACLTSNTKEIVKEQQIKHNEVQIKKFVNKLKSEWNEIHSCYEAGVTGYPLYRNLKSLGVNCILVAPGKIPRQSSDKIKTDKRDAIKLAKLLRSGELESIHVPSEEDEAVRDYLRSRDSLRLDLGRNRQRLMKFLLRKGITYSATKYWTVSHNKWLNNLQFNNEILQETFNDYYSRVRVQEENLKAMDKRIQEIAKSEPYREKVGILRCFRGVDYLTAMFLLCEVCDFKRFKTAGSFMSFLGLVPGEYSSGSKRKQTGITKTGSPRLRRILTEAAWQHRFPGTGSKIVTARRSGQPALVVALAEKASLRLHKKFRNLQQRGKTPQVMITAVSRELSGFLWAAMNLVA, encoded by the coding sequence ATGAAAAGAAAAGTATATGTAGGAATGGATGTCCACAAAGAAACGATTAGAATTGCGTGTTTAACGAGCAATACAAAGGAAATAGTAAAAGAACAGCAGATAAAACATAATGAGGTTCAGATCAAAAAGTTCGTCAATAAACTAAAATCAGAATGGAACGAGATACATAGTTGTTACGAGGCGGGAGTAACCGGTTATCCACTTTACAGAAATCTAAAGTCTTTGGGAGTGAACTGTATCCTTGTAGCGCCAGGAAAGATACCAAGACAAAGTTCGGATAAGATCAAAACGGATAAGAGAGACGCGATCAAGTTAGCAAAATTATTACGAAGTGGAGAATTAGAATCGATTCATGTACCGAGTGAAGAGGACGAAGCGGTAAGAGATTATTTGAGATCCCGTGACAGCCTTCGTTTGGATTTAGGAAGGAATCGTCAAAGGTTAATGAAATTCTTATTAAGAAAGGGTATAACTTACTCAGCAACAAAGTATTGGACAGTCAGTCATAACAAATGGTTGAACAATCTACAGTTTAACAACGAGATCCTTCAAGAGACGTTTAACGACTATTATAGTCGGGTAAGAGTTCAAGAAGAGAATTTAAAAGCGATGGATAAGAGGATACAAGAGATAGCGAAAAGTGAACCGTATCGAGAGAAAGTAGGAATATTAAGATGTTTCCGAGGAGTGGATTATCTAACCGCAATGTTTTTACTTTGTGAGGTTTGTGACTTCAAACGATTCAAAACAGCCGGTTCGTTCATGAGTTTTTTAGGACTTGTTCCGGGAGAATATTCCAGCGGTTCCAAAAGAAAACAAACAGGGATAACAAAAACTGGAAGTCCCAGACTTCGAAGAATATTGACAGAAGCAGCTTGGCAACATCGTTTCCCTGGAACGGGAAGTAAGATTGTAACCGCACGTAGATCGGGACAACCTGCGTTAGTTGTTGCTTTGGCGGAAAAAGCATCTCTCAGATTACACAAGAAGTTTCGTAATCTACAGCAAAGAGGAAAAACTCCTCAGGTAATGATAACGGCAGTTTCAAGAGAGTTATCCGGATTTCTTTGGGCAGCGATGAATCTGGTTGCATAG
- a CDS encoding ABC transporter permease, translated as MLFIAVRQMLVRGKQTLTTLSGIVLGTAAFIIISGVLLGFRGYLVDQLINADCHVRISPRQEIIQPNSMDDLFPGENVFWLSPPSGKRGSTHLSKASLWYERLDQDKEVQAYSPQVSGRVFLFSGSNQETGKIIGIIPSRQVQVTPLADYITEGSVESLSAGNRIILGDGLAKFLGLGLNKTVWISSSYQDKTPFRIAGIFRSGNKALDDSIAYGLLSEVQLLTAQSGMVTDIAVRLKDVNLSLQKAEEWRNVGDERVVSWQEANTSFFAIFKLQDAIRYSMTAAILTVAGFGIYNILNVIINQKKREIAILRSIGYRPNEVLMIFLLQGLILGLSGGIIGLLVGFLVCIRIETLPFTNPLFSAKATTMVVSFAPAIYMQAFAQSMIATLIASWIPARSAGKLSPIEIIRGE; from the coding sequence ATGTTGTTTATCGCAGTCAGGCAAATGCTCGTTAGAGGAAAACAAACCCTGACGACACTTTCGGGAATCGTTTTGGGCACGGCCGCTTTTATCATCATTTCCGGGGTTCTTCTCGGATTTAGAGGATATCTCGTTGATCAACTGATCAACGCTGATTGTCATGTTCGAATCAGTCCTAGACAAGAAATCATTCAGCCGAATTCTATGGACGATTTGTTTCCGGGAGAAAACGTATTTTGGCTTTCCCCTCCTTCCGGAAAACGCGGTTCCACACATCTAAGCAAAGCTAGTCTCTGGTATGAACGATTGGATCAGGATAAAGAAGTGCAGGCATATTCTCCGCAGGTGAGCGGAAGAGTATTTCTATTTTCCGGTTCCAATCAGGAAACCGGAAAGATCATAGGAATTATTCCGTCCAGACAGGTTCAAGTTACACCTCTCGCCGATTATATTACGGAAGGAAGTGTGGAGTCCCTGTCTGCGGGAAATAGAATCATCTTAGGTGATGGGCTTGCGAAATTTCTCGGCCTCGGGTTGAACAAAACGGTATGGATTTCTTCCAGCTATCAAGACAAAACTCCGTTTCGAATTGCCGGAATTTTTCGTTCCGGAAACAAAGCTCTCGATGATAGTATCGCCTATGGATTGTTATCCGAAGTTCAACTTTTGACGGCTCAGTCTGGAATGGTCACGGATATAGCCGTTCGCTTGAAGGACGTAAATCTTTCACTTCAGAAAGCGGAAGAATGGAGAAATGTGGGAGACGAAAGGGTTGTAAGCTGGCAGGAAGCGAATACAAGTTTTTTTGCCATCTTTAAACTTCAGGACGCAATTAGATATTCCATGACGGCTGCTATTTTGACGGTTGCCGGATTTGGAATATATAATATTCTGAATGTGATTATCAATCAGAAAAAAAGGGAGATTGCGATTCTTAGATCCATCGGTTACAGACCAAATGAAGTGTTGATGATTTTTCTCTTACAAGGACTGATTTTAGGACTTTCCGGAGGAATCATAGGGTTATTGGTCGGATTTTTGGTTTGTATCAGAATCGAAACGCTTCCGTTTACCAATCCGCTTTTTTCTGCAAAAGCTACAACGATGGTCGTTTCTTTTGCTCCTGCGATTTACATGCAGGCGTTTGCACAATCGATGATCGCCACTTTGATCGCGAGTTGGATTCCCGCAAGATCCGCCGGAAAACTATCACCGATCGAAATCATACGAGGAGAATAG
- a CDS encoding ABC transporter ATP-binding protein, whose product MQTASRARISVNDLRKTFGNSEIIKGVSLDIEEGDYVSLTGKSGSGKSTLLYMISSLDPPSSGTVEVDGKNIYRMNEEEIHDFRNKKMGFIFQFHYLLPEFTAIENVLMPARKAGLLKKCQSYAEYLLEEFDLKDRMDYRINRLSGGQAQRVAIARALVMNPKYIFADEPTGALDSTNTKVVMNILEKVNRETKATILVVTHDSDFASKTKRQIHLVDGQVVSLKEFETLKKSGKKERV is encoded by the coding sequence ATGCAAACTGCAAGCCGTGCTAGAATCTCCGTAAATGATCTTAGAAAAACTTTCGGTAATTCGGAAATCATCAAAGGGGTCAGTTTGGATATCGAGGAAGGAGACTATGTATCTCTAACGGGAAAATCCGGTTCCGGAAAGAGCACGCTTTTGTATATGATTAGTTCCTTGGATCCTCCGAGTTCTGGAACGGTCGAGGTCGACGGAAAAAATATCTATCGGATGAATGAGGAAGAAATCCACGATTTTAGAAATAAGAAAATGGGATTCATTTTTCAGTTTCATTACTTATTACCTGAGTTCACCGCGATCGAAAACGTTTTGATGCCCGCAAGAAAAGCCGGGCTTTTAAAGAAATGTCAAAGTTATGCGGAATATCTTTTGGAGGAGTTCGATCTAAAGGATAGAATGGACTATCGAATTAATCGTTTATCTGGAGGTCAGGCACAAAGAGTGGCGATCGCACGCGCACTTGTGATGAATCCGAAATACATATTTGCGGACGAACCTACAGGGGCCTTGGATTCGACGAACACAAAGGTGGTTATGAACATTCTCGAAAAGGTCAATCGAGAAACGAAAGCTACGATTCTTGTGGTCACTCACGATTCGGACTTTGCTTCGAAAACAAAAAGACAGATCCATCTTGTGGACGGACAGGTTGTATCTCTGAAAGAATTCGAAACGCTCAAAAAAAGCGGAAAAAAGGAACGTGTCTGA
- a CDS encoding TetR/AcrR family transcriptional regulator has translation MNLQAQEEVQNSIELERDWPEGQKKIFLAAVEVFAQKGFSAATTGEIAKKAGVAEGLIFKYFKSKKELLLSLVLPILEDFIAPISLKRLQAIFAQEFSTLEEFLTAIFEERVAFIIKNKHLIRIIFQEAFITFEIQTVLKRVFKEKLAPKLKERLKSFQEKGMIIDMPIDSVFRLIVSNLAGYVLFTEILYRPETEGYSDQDVELKRTIEFIARGLKPKTKKELALKPKAKKKSPIPVATKVKKKKS, from the coding sequence ATGAATTTGCAAGCACAAGAAGAAGTGCAAAACAGTATCGAACTCGAACGAGATTGGCCGGAAGGGCAAAAAAAAATCTTTTTGGCCGCGGTTGAAGTATTTGCTCAAAAAGGTTTTTCTGCCGCAACTACGGGAGAGATAGCCAAAAAGGCCGGAGTTGCGGAAGGGCTGATCTTCAAGTATTTTAAGAGTAAAAAGGAACTTCTTCTGAGTTTAGTTCTGCCAATCCTAGAAGATTTTATTGCACCGATCTCGCTCAAAAGGCTGCAGGCGATTTTTGCCCAGGAGTTTTCAACTTTAGAAGAATTTCTTACGGCGATTTTCGAAGAAAGGGTGGCGTTCATAATAAAAAATAAGCATTTGATTCGAATCATTTTTCAAGAGGCTTTTATCACGTTTGAGATTCAAACCGTTTTGAAGCGAGTTTTCAAGGAAAAACTGGCACCTAAACTTAAGGAGCGTCTTAAGAGCTTTCAAGAAAAGGGAATGATTATCGATATGCCGATCGATTCCGTATTCCGTTTAATTGTGTCTAACCTTGCCGGATACGTCTTATTTACGGAAATTCTCTATAGACCAGAAACGGAAGGCTACTCGGATCAGGATGTAGAGTTGAAGAGAACGATCGAGTTTATAGCAAGAGGACTTAAGCCTAAAACAAAAAAGGAATTGGCTTTAAAACCTAAAGCTAAAAAGAAGTCACCTATTCCTGTAGCGACGAAAGTGAAAAAAAAGAAATCTTAA
- a CDS encoding LTA synthase family protein translates to MFQRIPTHLKLVLGYVLYFAFILFLYKIAFLSVYWYRLQDVPFKEVLLAFLLGFRFDLVVIGMTLGLFALLSVLPYLNRFKLYRFFWGYTPILLGIWMIAHLIADIIYFENANKHIGYEGFVFLGKDLGVILKSALEQNTVTFLIGIAFLLFFLPLSTWLFLKYNPYRYREESWKSTLFQISAVLVVTIIAIRGGIQESPIRATNAIVSGNNFVNNIALNGVFTSIMDLKSQSIPKFLKLETEEAIEIVRKEISYPGSEFVSDKYPILRVQQETNPGTPPNVVLIMLENWTGKFIKPISNGLVEGKEVTPYFNQLLKKGRFYNRFIASGGRTTNGMMSILTGIPDRPGLTVVRTHQVLGNFSGIGNIFKRMGYDTYFVTGGDLSFDNKSTLMPHWGFDTVLGEKEIAKLGRFQLGAWGYDDADVLQLLHERISTSKKPILGLALTLTTHYPYRTPSEKFRIFDTSTRDYDFLNVYNYADWAIHNFITQAEKSKYFKNTIFVFVADHTHHRYLDYYEDRNVPFLIYAPGRVVPALDETIASQLDVIPTILGLVGKKAVFSSMGRNLLAPGRTRTAYFAYGNLFGWIENDLFYLRFFDGKEDLSYNINPPREKNNFCDLDPKVCDEMSKKAKAYLNLSYELLNQNIVFPSETELQKVVSTKTNP, encoded by the coding sequence ATGTTTCAACGTATCCCCACCCACTTAAAACTCGTCTTAGGTTATGTTCTCTACTTCGCTTTTATTCTCTTCCTGTACAAGATCGCATTTCTTTCGGTGTATTGGTATCGACTCCAAGACGTTCCTTTCAAAGAAGTCTTACTCGCGTTTCTTCTAGGCTTTCGTTTCGACCTCGTCGTGATCGGAATGACCTTGGGATTGTTCGCTCTTCTTTCCGTATTGCCGTATTTAAATCGATTCAAACTATATCGCTTTTTTTGGGGATACACTCCGATCCTTTTGGGAATTTGGATGATCGCACATCTGATCGCGGACATCATTTATTTTGAAAACGCAAACAAACATATCGGTTATGAAGGATTCGTATTTCTCGGAAAAGATTTAGGCGTGATTCTTAAATCGGCCTTGGAGCAAAACACGGTTACGTTTTTGATCGGAATTGCATTCCTACTATTTTTTCTTCCCTTATCGACATGGTTATTTCTTAAATACAACCCGTACCGATATCGGGAAGAATCTTGGAAATCCACACTGTTTCAGATCTCGGCCGTTTTGGTCGTTACGATCATCGCAATCCGAGGAGGCATTCAAGAATCTCCCATAAGAGCTACGAACGCAATCGTTTCCGGAAACAACTTCGTAAACAATATCGCACTCAACGGCGTTTTCACTTCGATCATGGATTTAAAAAGCCAGTCCATCCCGAAATTCTTAAAATTGGAAACGGAGGAAGCAATCGAGATCGTACGAAAAGAAATTTCCTATCCGGGCTCAGAATTCGTCAGCGATAAATATCCGATCTTACGCGTTCAACAAGAAACCAATCCCGGAACTCCTCCCAATGTAGTCTTAATTATGCTTGAAAATTGGACGGGAAAATTTATCAAACCGATCTCGAACGGACTTGTAGAGGGAAAGGAAGTCACACCGTATTTTAATCAGCTCTTAAAAAAAGGAAGATTCTATAATCGATTCATCGCCTCCGGCGGAAGAACCACAAATGGAATGATGTCGATCCTTACAGGGATTCCCGACCGTCCAGGTCTGACCGTAGTGAGAACGCATCAGGTTCTCGGAAACTTTTCTGGTATCGGTAATATTTTCAAAAGAATGGGTTATGATACTTATTTCGTGACCGGTGGAGATTTAAGTTTCGACAACAAAAGTACTCTTATGCCTCACTGGGGCTTCGATACCGTACTCGGGGAAAAGGAAATCGCAAAGTTAGGAAGATTTCAACTGGGAGCCTGGGGATACGACGACGCAGACGTATTACAATTGTTGCATGAACGAATTTCCACTTCTAAAAAACCGATTTTAGGTCTTGCCCTGACCCTGACGACTCACTACCCCTATAGGACTCCTTCAGAAAAATTCAGGATTTTTGATACTTCCACAAGAGATTACGATTTTTTGAACGTTTACAATTACGCAGATTGGGCGATTCATAATTTTATTACCCAGGCCGAAAAATCGAAATACTTCAAGAACACTATTTTCGTTTTCGTTGCGGATCATACCCATCACAGATATCTGGATTACTACGAGGACAGAAATGTTCCATTTCTGATTTATGCTCCGGGAAGAGTCGTCCCTGCGTTAGACGAAACTATCGCTTCCCAATTGGATGTAATTCCGACGATCCTGGGGCTTGTTGGTAAGAAGGCCGTTTTTTCCTCTATGGGAAGAAATCTTTTAGCTCCGGGAAGAACTCGAACGGCCTACTTTGCTTATGGAAATTTATTCGGCTGGATTGAAAATGATCTTTTTTATTTGAGATTTTTCGATGGGAAAGAAGATCTTTCCTACAATATCAATCCGCCTCGTGAGAAGAACAACTTCTGCGACTTGGATCCGAAGGTCTGCGATGAAATGAGCAAAAAGGCAAAGGCATACCTAAACTTAAGTTACGAATTGTTGAATCAAAATATCGTTTTTCCTTCGGAAACCGAATTACAAAAAGTAGTATCTACTAAAACGAATCCGTAA